From a single Ailuropoda melanoleuca isolate Jingjing chromosome 12, ASM200744v2, whole genome shotgun sequence genomic region:
- the LOC105241849 gene encoding thymosin beta-4-like: MSHKPHMAEIEKFSKSKLKKIETQEKNYYPQKKQPKKQAGKW; the protein is encoded by the coding sequence ATGTCTCACAAACCCCATATGGCTGAGATTGAGAAATTCAGTAAGTCAAAATTGAAGAAGATAGAAACGCAAGAGAAGAATTACTACCCTCAAAAGAAACAACCGAAGAAGCAAGCAGGCAAATGGTAA